Proteins found in one Gardnerella vaginalis ATCC 14018 = JCM 11026 genomic segment:
- a CDS encoding ROK family protein, producing the protein MTHSTPSHISIGVDVGGTKVLCAAFNTNNELIAHSQVSTKQGEVEIVDEVCKLISEVINQIILKYGNDTKFTIGIGVPGLVNQHTGQVSESVNLGSHSIDFKTEIRKRFGLNSVIDNDVNAAAFGAYNYYGSDSSSLVFLNLGTGVSAGIIINGSIFHGSTGVAGEIGHIVADTQGRDCPCGQRGCVETIISGTGLSKLWPAKNEYPIASLLRNVSAKNKEAEKVWNKFISTLVSALQIITVTFDPEIIVIGGGVSKTGAILLKGVKEYICRLEQKSSFLSSLKIPDRVVIANQEVFFGALGAALIGRRYDDKAKEEN; encoded by the coding sequence ATGACGCACAGCACACCGTCGCATATAAGCATAGGGGTAGATGTAGGTGGAACAAAAGTATTATGTGCAGCTTTCAATACTAATAATGAACTGATTGCGCATTCTCAAGTTTCTACCAAGCAAGGTGAAGTAGAGATTGTCGATGAAGTGTGCAAGCTTATTTCTGAAGTGATTAATCAAATTATCCTAAAATATGGCAATGATACTAAATTCACTATAGGAATTGGTGTGCCTGGTTTAGTTAATCAACATACTGGGCAAGTATCTGAATCAGTAAATTTGGGATCTCATAGTATAGATTTTAAGACTGAAATACGTAAACGTTTTGGATTGAATTCTGTAATAGATAATGATGTTAATGCTGCAGCATTCGGTGCATATAATTATTATGGTTCTGATTCTAGTAGTTTAGTGTTTTTGAATTTAGGTACTGGAGTCTCTGCGGGAATTATCATTAATGGTTCTATTTTCCACGGCTCCACTGGTGTGGCTGGAGAAATAGGTCATATAGTTGCTGATACGCAGGGTAGGGATTGCCCATGTGGACAGCGTGGATGTGTAGAAACAATAATCTCTGGAACTGGTTTATCTAAACTTTGGCCAGCAAAGAATGAGTATCCTATCGCGTCTTTGCTGCGCAATGTTTCTGCTAAAAATAAAGAAGCTGAAAAAGTATGGAATAAGTTCATTTCCACCTTAGTTAGTGCACTACAGATTATTACAGTTACTTTTGATCCAGAGATTATTGTTATTGGTGGAGGAGTGAGTAAAACAGGAGCAATTTTATTAAAAGGCGTAAAAGAATACATTTGTAGACTTGAACAAAAATCGTCATTTTTGTCCTCACTAAAAATACCCGATCGTGTAGTGATTGCAAATCAAGAAGTGTTCTTTGGTGCGTTAGGAGCAGCTCTTATTGGCAGACGCTACGATGATAAAGCAAAGGAGGAAAATTAA
- a CDS encoding beta-N-acetylhexosaminidase has protein sequence MKIDNSNIEIIPSPQNISIYAKDTITLPQSSHISFINIKPDLRITTAAKQLCEDLKNNHNCNWSISYSEGYKSAISAAINKHLRIQEYKISSKISTNQTLVNIEAGSIASICFAIQTIRQLIMQYGLILPSLQIQDFPEIPVRAYSYDVSRGRVPKLSWLKTLVDQLSLYKYNQLQLYVEHVIDLDDTIESWIGHSPLTCSEIIDLDEYCYARGIELVPTLATFGHMYEILRSNSYKQLGEFPEQSERPFSFVERMMHHTLNPTNPNTIPFISKRIKDYASLFKSNKFNIGADETFDLGCGESKNVAEKIGVANLYLSYIKKLCEKLHELGLQPIMYADIAIKHPELLADIPKNVIFANWDYSANMNENNIKLIKSQNRDQYVCPGTQSWNRLIPDFDSAINNISKTCEYGHKNHVLGFLLTDWGDYGHINDPILSLPYVIISSEYAWKSNNIAKKDLINKVSNVFANRTNSNLLNIIKQASHAQAFSWSDAVQFKELEYNNENIANEDVLFSLGYPKNTSLEQARRRFLNERESQILNAKEYNRTLSECSKSIYDINACSENINCENINKDFISTSILNIQGQQLLNQLGLYILNQRFTLAEAKSFKTNLNEWFTQYQNRWESIGKTADLYRIREVLDWYIKILGM, from the coding sequence ATGAAAATCGACAATTCAAATATCGAAATAATACCTTCACCACAAAACATATCAATATACGCAAAAGATACTATTACGCTTCCACAATCAAGTCATATTAGTTTCATAAATATTAAACCAGACTTAAGAATAACTACAGCAGCAAAACAGCTATGTGAAGATTTGAAAAACAATCACAATTGCAACTGGAGCATTAGCTACTCAGAAGGATATAAAAGCGCTATATCGGCAGCTATTAACAAACATCTACGTATTCAAGAATATAAAATTTCATCTAAAATCTCAACCAATCAAACACTTGTAAATATAGAAGCTGGGAGCATAGCGAGTATCTGCTTTGCAATACAAACTATAAGACAACTAATTATGCAATATGGTCTAATACTGCCATCATTACAAATTCAAGACTTTCCAGAAATACCTGTAAGAGCATATTCTTATGATGTTTCAAGAGGAAGAGTGCCAAAACTTTCATGGTTAAAAACTTTAGTAGACCAGTTAAGTCTATACAAATATAATCAACTTCAACTATACGTAGAACATGTTATCGATTTAGATGACACAATTGAATCCTGGATTGGACATTCACCATTAACTTGTAGTGAGATTATCGATCTAGATGAATACTGCTATGCAAGAGGAATAGAACTCGTTCCAACACTTGCAACTTTTGGACACATGTATGAAATACTAAGAAGTAACTCATATAAACAGCTTGGCGAATTCCCAGAACAATCAGAAAGACCCTTCAGTTTTGTTGAAAGAATGATGCATCATACTCTAAATCCTACTAATCCTAACACTATACCGTTTATATCTAAAAGGATTAAAGATTATGCATCACTATTTAAATCTAATAAGTTTAATATTGGCGCCGATGAGACCTTTGACCTTGGATGCGGTGAAAGTAAAAATGTTGCTGAAAAAATAGGAGTGGCAAATCTTTATTTGTCCTATATTAAAAAGCTATGTGAAAAATTACACGAATTAGGTTTGCAGCCAATAATGTATGCTGATATTGCAATAAAACACCCAGAGTTATTAGCTGATATTCCAAAAAATGTTATTTTTGCAAATTGGGATTACTCGGCAAACATGAATGAAAACAATATAAAACTAATAAAAAGTCAGAATCGCGATCAATACGTATGCCCTGGCACACAATCTTGGAATAGGCTTATACCAGATTTTGACTCTGCTATAAATAACATATCCAAAACATGTGAATATGGGCACAAAAATCATGTATTAGGATTTTTGTTAACTGATTGGGGAGATTATGGACATATAAACGATCCCATACTCTCACTTCCGTATGTAATAATATCATCGGAATATGCTTGGAAATCTAATAATATTGCAAAAAAAGATTTAATAAACAAGGTAAGTAATGTATTTGCTAACAGAACAAACTCAAACTTACTTAACATTATTAAACAAGCGTCTCATGCACAAGCATTCAGCTGGTCTGACGCTGTGCAATTCAAAGAACTTGAATACAATAACGAAAATATAGCAAACGAAGATGTACTATTTTCATTAGGATATCCAAAGAACACTTCCCTAGAACAAGCAAGAAGACGATTCTTAAATGAAAGAGAATCACAAATATTAAATGCTAAAGAATATAATCGCACTCTATCAGAATGCTCAAAGAGCATCTACGATATAAATGCTTGCAGCGAAAATATAAACTGTGAAAATATAAACAAAGATTTTATAAGCACTAGCATTTTAAACATTCAAGGTCAACAACTGCTCAACCAATTAGGGTTGTACATACTAAACCAGAGATTTACTCTAGCTGAAGCAAAATCTTTTAAAACAAATTTGAACGAATGGTTCACACAATATCAAAATCGTTGGGAATCAATAGGTAAAACGGCAGACCTGTACAGGATACGAGAAGTATTGGATTGGTATATAAAAATACTAGGGATGTGA
- a CDS encoding acetolactate synthase large subunit, whose amino-acid sequence MANEELQKTKQNNHKRNTADLVVECLVNEGVEVVFGIPGEENIPLLEAIERNGNIRFVLTRHEQGAGFMAATYAHITGKPGVCLATLGPGALNLTLPVAQANASTTPLVAICAQGNVSRLYKESHQIIDLVSLFQPITQWSSMMLAPSTAPEMVRKAFSIAQRKRPGATCLVIPEDISEMSVPENAKPLPLPRPLHILPAPDTIDEAAKIISQAKTPIILAGNGVARSHAQEQLRAFAEQLNVPVATTFEGKGVFPDNHPNALGVVGFMHRDYENFAFDTADLIIAVGFSIQQFDPKKINPNIDKTIIHINTFVEDTDAHYPTALNIMADIGQTLKTLTNVLKDRNITFDVTHPKIRQMITDELRSFENDNSIPMKPQRVVYDTRRAVPEGTKVLVDTGALKMWMARLYPTMHPNTCIIDNSLSTMAWTLPGAVGASFIKDNSGKINTKPVLAVMGDGSFMMNVQEIETAVRVGSRMVVLVWEDNAYGLIKWKMDLHAGEHEYVDFTNPNVPKLAESFGARGHVVQKPEDLYNMLKEALEQESGVDVIACPVDYSENMKLIEKLGDIDFGN is encoded by the coding sequence ATGGCAAACGAAGAATTGCAGAAAACAAAACAAAACAATCATAAAAGAAACACAGCAGATTTGGTTGTAGAATGCCTTGTAAATGAAGGCGTTGAAGTTGTTTTTGGAATCCCAGGCGAAGAAAATATTCCGCTTTTAGAAGCAATTGAACGAAATGGAAACATACGCTTTGTGCTTACTCGCCACGAGCAAGGCGCAGGTTTTATGGCCGCAACTTATGCTCATATTACTGGAAAGCCAGGCGTGTGCTTAGCAACGCTTGGACCTGGAGCATTAAATCTTACTCTTCCAGTGGCTCAGGCAAACGCAAGCACGACCCCGCTTGTTGCAATATGCGCTCAAGGAAACGTATCTCGTCTTTATAAAGAATCTCACCAAATCATTGATTTGGTGTCATTGTTCCAACCGATCACTCAGTGGTCTTCGATGATGTTAGCTCCAAGCACTGCTCCAGAAATGGTTCGTAAAGCTTTCTCAATCGCTCAAAGAAAGCGTCCAGGAGCAACCTGCCTTGTAATCCCAGAAGACATTAGCGAAATGAGCGTTCCAGAAAACGCAAAGCCACTTCCACTTCCAAGACCTCTGCACATCCTTCCCGCTCCAGATACTATTGACGAAGCTGCTAAAATCATTAGCCAAGCAAAAACGCCGATTATTCTTGCAGGAAACGGAGTTGCACGAAGCCACGCTCAAGAACAGCTACGCGCTTTTGCAGAACAGCTTAATGTTCCAGTTGCAACAACATTTGAAGGCAAAGGCGTGTTCCCAGATAATCACCCTAATGCTCTTGGCGTAGTCGGATTCATGCATAGGGATTATGAGAATTTTGCTTTCGATACAGCAGATTTGATTATTGCTGTTGGATTCTCTATACAACAGTTTGACCCTAAGAAGATTAATCCAAATATTGACAAGACTATTATTCACATAAACACATTTGTTGAAGACACAGACGCACACTACCCTACTGCCCTAAACATTATGGCAGATATTGGTCAGACTCTTAAAACTCTTACAAATGTTCTTAAGGATAGAAACATTACTTTTGATGTAACTCACCCAAAGATTCGTCAAATGATTACAGACGAGCTACGTTCGTTTGAAAACGATAACAGTATTCCTATGAAGCCACAGCGTGTTGTATATGACACTAGGCGCGCTGTTCCAGAAGGCACCAAGGTTCTTGTAGACACAGGCGCTTTAAAAATGTGGATGGCAAGGCTTTACCCAACAATGCACCCAAATACTTGCATTATAGACAACAGCCTTTCTACAATGGCTTGGACTTTGCCTGGAGCTGTTGGAGCATCGTTTATTAAAGATAATAGTGGAAAAATCAACACAAAGCCTGTTCTTGCTGTTATGGGCGACGGCAGCTTTATGATGAATGTTCAAGAGATTGAAACCGCTGTTCGCGTGGGTTCTAGAATGGTTGTTCTAGTTTGGGAAGACAACGCTTACGGATTGATTAAGTGGAAGATGGACTTACACGCTGGAGAACACGAATACGTTGATTTTACTAATCCAAATGTTCCAAAATTGGCAGAAAGCTTTGGAGCTAGAGGCCATGTTGTACAAAAGCCAGAAGACTTATACAACATGCTTAAAGAAGCTTTGGAACAAGAAAGCGGCGTTGACGTTATAGCTTGCCCAGTGGATTATAGCGAAAACATGAAGCTTATTGAAAAGCTTGGAGACATTGATTTTGGCAACTAG
- a CDS encoding ROK family protein produces MSIKTIAKPMINQLMTVSQKTIPADARINNRMLIFNYLFPKQILSRAMLVRKTKLSKASISTVVYEMLEDHILVESGQESKIERGKKGTLLEVDANYWNIITIDLSQPCLIQGAVVNLCGDILKRSEISLYKSTDANCEKIIEVCKTLINNSNNHILGIGIAVPGIVDDEGRVVRSSNLQWENINIKEELIKHFNCPIIVDHDTNSALLAERFFGNGVPNTIFIQLSLGVGASILINDAIITGINNSAGEIGHITVDPQGPDCSCGKKGCLETYISAETLHRKMFTSNRKPEDILAEAGNYLGKALTTTINLLDLTDVVIYGPSDIVNKVFISSTEKAIQEYGPYSPKHPCTVRRCTCNNDITLIGECISVIQNRIMNL; encoded by the coding sequence ATGAGCATAAAAACAATAGCGAAGCCAATGATTAATCAATTAATGACAGTGTCTCAAAAAACCATACCTGCCGACGCAAGAATAAATAACAGAATGCTAATATTCAACTATTTATTCCCAAAACAAATACTTTCTAGAGCTATGCTCGTAAGAAAAACAAAATTATCAAAAGCATCTATTTCAACCGTCGTGTACGAAATGCTTGAAGACCACATATTAGTAGAAAGTGGTCAAGAGTCAAAAATAGAAAGAGGTAAAAAAGGTACACTACTCGAAGTAGACGCAAACTATTGGAACATTATAACTATAGATCTTTCACAACCTTGTCTCATACAAGGCGCTGTTGTTAATCTGTGCGGAGATATATTAAAAAGATCGGAAATATCGTTATATAAAAGCACAGATGCGAACTGTGAAAAAATCATAGAAGTTTGCAAAACTCTAATAAATAATTCAAATAATCACATACTAGGAATAGGAATTGCTGTACCTGGGATCGTAGACGATGAAGGAAGAGTAGTTCGCTCATCGAATCTTCAGTGGGAAAATATAAACATTAAAGAAGAGTTGATTAAGCATTTTAATTGTCCAATTATCGTTGATCATGACACGAATAGCGCATTACTAGCCGAAAGATTCTTCGGCAACGGCGTACCAAATACAATTTTTATACAGTTATCGTTAGGTGTTGGCGCATCAATATTAATAAATGATGCTATTATCACTGGAATAAATAATTCTGCAGGAGAAATTGGTCATATTACAGTAGATCCGCAAGGACCAGATTGTTCATGCGGCAAAAAAGGATGTTTAGAAACATATATTTCCGCGGAAACACTGCATAGAAAAATGTTTACATCAAATAGAAAACCAGAAGATATATTAGCAGAGGCAGGTAATTATTTAGGAAAAGCTCTCACAACAACAATTAATCTTTTAGACCTAACAGACGTGGTAATTTATGGACCATCCGACATTGTAAATAAGGTATTTATAAGCTCTACAGAAAAAGCAATACAAGAATATGGTCCATACAGTCCAAAACATCCTTGTACAGTAAGAAGATGCACTTGCAACAATGACATAACTCTTATAGGAGAATGTATATCAGTAATTCAAAATAGAATCATGAATCTCTAA